The Torulaspora globosa chromosome 8, complete sequence genome segment TAAACACGCTTTGATGGGACTAAGATGGTTGAATGTTCATCAAGTTACCATGGAAGAAGTTCAGAACGGCgatactgaagaagctaaaaCTGCAGTTGATTCCGATTCCTTCAAAAGTAGACGTTTATGTGTAGAGTTTGCAATCGAAAATGCAAACGTggtgaaaagaagaagagagaatGTCAAACAAGCCAGGGAGAGCGCTAAGAGAAGGCATGAGGAAGCTGAAGATAAGGGAAATAACTTTAAGAAGGCAAAAATCGATTCCGCCGCAAGCAAAACGAGCGATAAGGCTACTAAAAGCGGCCTCAGTGATGACGCTAAAAGGCTGATAGGGTTGAAGCGtaaaagaaagagcttgaaaaagtGAAATAGTGATTTCATAGATGCTGTATATTATTACTTTAATTTTCAGAAAGAGAGCAAGACTCGTTATTCACCGACAGGTGTATATGATTAAAGTAAGTATAGCTTATAGCTTTCGGTGCCATTTCGTGTTTCCCACTTCGGCCTTCACCTCCTTTTCTTTCTGATATGCTCGGAGGTTCGACCGGCGGACTGTGAAGCCGCATTATTCCCGGAAACTGCAGCTGCcgcggcagcagcagctgccaaAATTCTGCGATTAACTCCCAAACCTCCAAGTGCATTTGATGAGGAACTAGGcactgctgttgttgcCTGCTGCTGGTTCACGTTTTTGCCTCTGGTATTTCCCAAATTCATAATATCGTTATCATTCGTATGTATCCGTCTGGCAGGATACTTGTAGTTTAGACCCTCGAAGACGTTTTCATATACTGCATTTCCAGCGCCTGTAAAGTAGTCATGGTCCAAAGCATTACTGGCGTCAATTCTGGTCATAGGATCGTATTTAAGTAGCTGATAAAGCAGATCAAGTGCACTTTTATCTCTTCCGCCAGCAGCATGATACCAAGTTGCCAAATTGTCTTTAtatttggaaaatttgCACAATTGGTCGAATTCCGGATATTTCTGGACATGCGGCCATGTCTTTGAAGTGGGTGTTCCTAGAACCTCGAggattctttgcagctggTTCGCCTGAAACGGTACGCTTTTCTTGGAGTCCATCTTGGCCTCCTCACCTTTGAAAATCGGTCGCAGCCCTATCAATTCAGCGAAAATACAGCCAACGGCCCAGAGGTCGATCGCAGGGGTGTAATGTCTAGCGCCGAGCAGCAGTTCTGGTGCCCTATACCATATTGTGACCACGACCTTATCTCCCGTGTACAGGGTCTGTAACATATTTGAAAACTTCCTCGCTAGACCAAGGTCTCCAACCTTCACGCACCCGTCAAGTGTTACCATGATGTTAGCGGGTTTGAGATCCCTATGAAGAATCCAGTTCTGATGAAGGTACGAAACTCCATCAAGGATTTGCCACATGATCGAGCAAATCATTTTCGGTGGTATCATGCGCTTTTCAGGATGCGAATGGTAATGGATAATCTGTAAAAGGTCATGTTCGGCGAACTCGTAAACCATATATATGCTTTTCCTCTCCAAAAAGATCTCTACCAGCTTGGTCAAATGCTTGTTGTTAAGTTCTCTGCAGAGCGCCATTTCTCGACACGCACTCTGGGATATGCCTGTATAATGCAATTGTTCGACACCTTCTCTCTCGgttttgaacttcttaaTAGCATAAAAAGTCGAAGCAACCTTACCTCTGCTGAGACCAGGATGCTCCCCTGCGCTTGTGCTAGGAACTGACGCAttggaagatgaagcaggAATCTGTAACCCGTTCTGTGTAGCAGAAGTTTTCTCTACCGCTCGAAGACCTGTGTCAATCGGATCTGCAATTATGTCACTTGAAATCTGGTTTTCAGCTTCGTTAGCATGAGAGCCTGTTTGCACTCCTGTTGGCTCAACGTTCAAAACCTCATCACTACCATCGCACTCCACAGTGCCAGGCCGCTTCTTAGCTTTGTAGACCTTACCATAGGTACCAGCAGCTATGTAGCCAATGATTTCGTACTTTTCAAGGACAGAAAACCTCGAACTATCCTTCCTAGCCTTATAAGGACCTATTGAGAACACATCATTGTTGGCCATTAACATTGGCTGTTTCCCATGCGGCATTCTAGAAGTGTTTTTCATACCATAAGCCTGGCTCTGAGTGAATTGCTGGGGCTGATTCTGCCAGAGGCTCTTTCCGCTGACCGGGGGCTGATTTTGTTGTCCATTAACCGGTTGACTTCTTTGTTGCATTTCTTGGTATAACGAAGAAACCTTTTCACCGCCATTATTCATTGGCTCCAGCAGCCACTCCCAACCAAATTAGTTTTATCGCACTCTCTTATGGTGCCTTTGAGTAGTTTAAGTAAGATCCTGACTTGTTCATACAGGACCGGATTAGCAGATAGAAAACGAACAAGCTAATCAATGAGGGCAACTCTATAAAAGGGAGCTTAAATCATGCTAAATAATCCCCAACGTCGCAATAAGCTTTGAGATATCACTAAGATAAGTATTCGAAGTAAGCAGAATGTATAGTAGATAATTTCAGCCCAGCTGGCACATAGTACCATGAAATTGATCTGTGGCGAGCAAACTAAGAATTGCTTTCGATGGTGAAAACCAGGTTTTCTGCCACTGCCGCATGGTTTTAGATGTAAGCCAGCTTCCGAGCTCTGTGGTTCATCCTGGCAGTATTCCTTTCTCTGAGGAGCCACGTCTTGACCGTTTCTGGAGGTGCCAGACGGCTCGTGTCTTGCATCTACACTCTAGATTGATAGATGGTCTTGTTGAGTTGCCAAATGGAAAATGCTGAGCTCTTGTCACTTTTCATCTTGTGTTATGGAAATGTCTAGAGGAGAATCATATCAACGTTTTTCGCTTTTAGATCTATCAATTTATTTATTCAGCGGCTCTCTGGTGCTACCGGATCCGACTTTAATCCTGCTCTTACTTCTTAACATGTTAATTGGCGACAGGAGCCATCTGCCAAAGTAGGGAGCTGCCCATAGACTGATAAGCACTCTCACTGGATACAGCATTTTGACCAAAGCGTATGAAATAGCTCCGGCCAATATTAGCCTATTTCTATCAAGCCCTTCGCTATACTTGTCGCCCACTAGCTTTTCCATTGCCTCGCCGCAGCGGTCAAGTAAATCAGTGAAGTACAAAGGCAGCTCATACTGATCGGGTAAATCCAACTGGTACAACACCCACCATAGGCCAAATAGCGGGACAATTGCCGTCAGTTCATGCAGAACAAGAAAGGATGTAACGGTGGAAGTTACACCTGCCTCAGAAAGTCTATCGAAATAACCTGCAAATTTTGGGTTCTTATTGAGCCTCGATAGGATCTTTGATTTGCCAATGATCCTATGCAGTCTATCCTCCACCTTTTTCTtgtctttcaaagttgatcgTTGTGCTTTCTCAGCCCTCGCTGAATAGCCTCTAACCAGAGGATAGACGGAGAACCGAAAGGCACTCCCGCCCAGTCTATAGGATACTATTCTCGACGGAATAAGAACATTTATGGGTTTGAGGGTCAGCAGCATTGATAGGTCTGAATACAATTAGCTTGGCTTGACTGATTGCGTGCTGCGGCTCCGTTTTGATCATGGTAAAAAAAAATTCGCTGTGCTCATCGTATGTTTTTGAAAACCACTTAAAATCATAAAGAAGTCCTCGATAATGTTGGCGTCCCGAGC includes the following:
- the SSN3 gene encoding cyclin-dependent serine/threonine protein kinase SSN3 (ancestral locus Anc_8.490), with the translated sequence MNNGGEKVSSLYQEMQQRSQPVNGQQNQPPVSGKSLWQNQPQQFTQSQAYGMKNTSRMPHGKQPMLMANNDVFSIGPYKARKDSSRFSVLEKYEIIGYIAAGTYGKVYKAKKRPGTVECDGSDEVLNVEPTGVQTGSHANEAENQISSDIIADPIDTGLRAVEKTSATQNGLQIPASSSNASVPSTSAGEHPGLSRGKVASTFYAIKKFKTEREGVEQLHYTGISQSACREMALCRELNNKHLTKLVEIFLERKSIYMVYEFAEHDLLQIIHYHSHPEKRMIPPKMICSIMWQILDGVSYLHQNWILHRDLKPANIMVTLDGCVKVGDLGLARKFSNMLQTLYTGDKVVVTIWYRAPELLLGARHYTPAIDLWAVGCIFAELIGLRPIFKGEEAKMDSKKSVPFQANQLQRILEVLGTPTSKTWPHVQKYPEFDQLCKFSKYKDNLATWYHAAGGRDKSALDLLYQLLKYDPMTRIDASNALDHDYFTGAGNAVYENVFEGLNYKYPARRIHTNDNDIMNLGNTRGKNVNQQQATTAVPSSSSNALGGLGVNRRILAAAAAAAAAVSGNNAASQSAGRTSEHIRKKRR
- the MRX11 gene encoding Mrx11p (ancestral locus Anc_8.489); translation: MLLTLKPINVLIPSRIVSYRLGGSAFRFSVYPLVRGYSARAEKAQRSTLKDKKKVEDRLHRIIGKSKILSRLNKNPKFAGYFDRLSEAGVTSTVTSFLVLHELTAIVPLFGLWWVLYQLDLPDQYELPLYFTDLLDRCGEAMEKLVGDKYSEGLDRNRLILAGAISYALVKMLYPVRVLISLWAAPYFGRWLLSPINMLRSKSRIKVGSGSTREPLNK